ACCGAAACAAGCGGTATCCGTATTCGGTCAAAAAACAGCTACAGCTGCTGCACCTCGCGTAGGTGGAGTTGATCGCAAGAAAGTATAAAAAAAGATTTACTAAATCACCAATGCCATAACGAATCAAAGGACTTCCCACGGAGGATGTCCATGGCATTGGTTCGCATTTCTCTCACCCTTCTTTTTCCCTTTCTAATCAGTTTTTACTGCTCTACCCGAACAATTCGACTTCCTTCCTCTCCACTTAGCATAACACCTATTAATTCTCAAATTTCATGGGAACAAACCGTCGATTCGATCAAAATTTTTCATAGCAAGTCCAAACAGGAATTTATCTCTCTGTCTCTGGATCGCCCGTTCATAAGGGCGGCCGAAGGAAATGCCGATGTCAAATACAGAATGGCATCGTTTCGTTTCAAAGACGATTTGGTTCGAATTTGCAACGACCAAATCATCGAACAAGTATTAGTTGAAAACGGAAAATTGGTCCTCAAGGGAAAAGTTTCCGGCAAAAATTGTGACAGCGGTTTTTCACTTAAATTTATTCCTCAATCCGAAAAAGAAGTCTCGTTTTCACTGGAACTTTCCGATATTCGCCTAAACAGAGTTTGGTTTTCTTACGATAGCAAGGAAACAGAATCCTTTTACGGTTTCGGAGAACAATTTTCCAATGACAACTTCAAAGGCAAAACTCCTTTTATGTTCACTGAAGAACAAGGTGTAGGAAGAGGAGATCAACCAATCACCACAGGTGCCAATCTTTTGGCGGGTGCAGGCGGAAACGAATACACTACTTACGCACCCATCCCCCATTATATCAGTTCCGAGAATCGTTCCTTATTTATAGAAAACAGCGGTTATTCGAAATTCGATCTGACGGATTCAAACTCGGTATCCATCGAACTTTGGGAAACCAATTTGCAAAACGGACTCAAAGGGACAATATGGATCGGCTCCCATCCCAAAGAATTGGTAGAAGCTTATACCAAAAAAACAGGTAGGTTCGCACCACTTCCCGATTGGGCATACGGAACTTGGCTCGGAGTGCAGGGCGGAGCGGAAAAAGTTACCGCAATTGTCGACCAAGCCAAAAAAGCGGGAAATCCTGTGACGGCGTTATGGATCCAAGATTGGTGCGGTAGACGTGTTACCAATTTCGGAGATCAATTGAAATGGAGATGGTATGCGGAAGAGACTCTTTATCCTGATTTCAAAAACTTCGTAAAAAGCATGAACGGGAAAAACATCCAAGTACTTGGTTATATCAACTCCTTCTTAGCAGACACAGATCCTAAAAAACCGGGAGGAGACGATTTTACAAATTCGCTTCTTACCGAAGCAAAAAACAAAGGTTATTTGGTCAAAAATTCGAAGGGAGAAGATTATCTCATTCAGACAGTTGGTTTTCCCGCTTATCTCATCGACTTAACCAATCCTTCCGCTGTGAAATGGACCAAAGATCTGATCAAAAAGAATATGATCGATGTAGGACTATCCGGTTGGATGGCGGATTTCGGAGAATGGTTGCCGTATGACGCAAAGCTGTTTTCAGGAGTGGATGCAAAAGTTTATCATAATAAATATCCTGTGGACTGGGCACGGATCAACAGAGAAGCGATCAAAGAAGCCGGCAAAGAAGGAAAAATCGTTTTCTTTACCAGAGCGGGATTCAGTTATTCCAATGCATACTCCACCTTATTCTGGGAAGGCGATCAATTGGTGAGTTGGGGAAAACACGACGGCCTTCCCTCTTCCATCTTGGGGCTTACTTCTTCGGGAATCAGCGGATTTGCTTTGAATCATAGCGATATCGGAGGATATACTACCATCTCCAACCCGATTGCCAATTACCATAGATCCAAAGAGCTGTTGCTTCGTTGGGCGGAAACTTCGGCGTTTACACCTGTATTCAGAACTCATGAAGGAAATCGTCCTTTAAAAAACTGGCAAGTATATCAATATACGAGCAAAGAAGGAGTCGCATCCCGATCGGATGAAGAAACGGTAACGAAGTTTGCGGAAATGGGAAAATTACACTATGCTCTGAAAGATTATTTCACTGAACTCGTGTTAGAGGCAAATAAAACCGGCTTACCGGTAGTTCGTCATTCTTATCTGGTGGAACCGAATGATACTGAGATACGTAAATTTCCGTATCAGTTTTTTGTGGGGGACGATTTGCTCTATTCCCCGATCACGAAACCCGGACAAACGGAAACGGAGGTTTATTTACCCAAAGGAGAATGGGAGCATATTTGGACGGGGAAAAAATTCCAAGGGAACTTTGTCTATCAAGTGGAAGTTCCGTTGGGCAAACCGGCCGCATTCATTCGATTAGGTGGAATGAAAGAGAAAACTCTCCGCGGCTTTATTTCCAAAATCGGAAAATAATATGAAATTCGCATTGATCGGAGACATCCACGGTTTTTGGAATGAGAAAGATGTGGAGTATTTCAATAACTCAGATTATGATTTTTTATTTTTTGCA
The nucleotide sequence above comes from Leptospira kobayashii. Encoded proteins:
- a CDS encoding alpha-glucosidase is translated as MSMALVRISLTLLFPFLISFYCSTRTIRLPSSPLSITPINSQISWEQTVDSIKIFHSKSKQEFISLSLDRPFIRAAEGNADVKYRMASFRFKDDLVRICNDQIIEQVLVENGKLVLKGKVSGKNCDSGFSLKFIPQSEKEVSFSLELSDIRLNRVWFSYDSKETESFYGFGEQFSNDNFKGKTPFMFTEEQGVGRGDQPITTGANLLAGAGGNEYTTYAPIPHYISSENRSLFIENSGYSKFDLTDSNSVSIELWETNLQNGLKGTIWIGSHPKELVEAYTKKTGRFAPLPDWAYGTWLGVQGGAEKVTAIVDQAKKAGNPVTALWIQDWCGRRVTNFGDQLKWRWYAEETLYPDFKNFVKSMNGKNIQVLGYINSFLADTDPKKPGGDDFTNSLLTEAKNKGYLVKNSKGEDYLIQTVGFPAYLIDLTNPSAVKWTKDLIKKNMIDVGLSGWMADFGEWLPYDAKLFSGVDAKVYHNKYPVDWARINREAIKEAGKEGKIVFFTRAGFSYSNAYSTLFWEGDQLVSWGKHDGLPSSILGLTSSGISGFALNHSDIGGYTTISNPIANYHRSKELLLRWAETSAFTPVFRTHEGNRPLKNWQVYQYTSKEGVASRSDEETVTKFAEMGKLHYALKDYFTELVLEANKTGLPVVRHSYLVEPNDTEIRKFPYQFFVGDDLLYSPITKPGQTETEVYLPKGEWEHIWTGKKFQGNFVYQVEVPLGKPAAFIRLGGMKEKTLRGFISKIGK